From Psychrobacillus sp. FSL K6-2836, a single genomic window includes:
- a CDS encoding NERD domain-containing protein yields MTGFAKKSFLERMKLALKDKEELRVPVLIKEGTTAQKKIDKMQSDLEKEKLSETQKDLLSKIKIHELGLYGEKSVQFELVNAFIPIHVLHDLHLRHDEWKAQIDFVVITRKFILVIEVKNYYGNIHVTEQGDFIRNVMKGKKVVFQEGFYSPIRQIERQTEVLRKLLQENGIVGNKTPIKQVVVFTNNRTILDLKKAKEDIQDRIVRVDGLVGYISKELKKSSPVQILDNRMLDISSFLMDSHIEDEIEKTEDTVELKLLGETVEAMANPKEEQSATVAAGLEEALRNFRKDRAAALGMKAFHIFSNQTLDEIVSKQPTTLIELSTIRGIGEKKIEEFGLEIIEIIQRQSSKD; encoded by the coding sequence GTGACAGGATTTGCTAAAAAGTCCTTTTTAGAAAGAATGAAATTAGCATTAAAGGATAAAGAAGAACTACGAGTACCTGTACTTATCAAAGAGGGTACTACTGCGCAAAAAAAAATAGATAAAATGCAGAGTGATTTAGAAAAAGAAAAGTTATCGGAAACTCAAAAAGACTTACTAAGTAAAATTAAAATTCATGAACTAGGATTATACGGTGAAAAAAGTGTTCAATTTGAGCTAGTAAACGCATTTATTCCTATTCATGTTTTGCATGATCTTCATTTGCGACATGATGAATGGAAAGCCCAAATTGATTTTGTTGTTATAACTCGAAAATTTATACTCGTTATCGAAGTGAAAAACTACTACGGAAATATTCATGTAACAGAGCAAGGGGATTTTATACGGAACGTCATGAAAGGTAAAAAAGTAGTTTTTCAAGAAGGATTCTACAGTCCAATACGCCAGATAGAAAGACAGACAGAAGTATTACGAAAGTTGTTGCAAGAGAACGGAATAGTAGGGAATAAAACACCTATTAAACAAGTAGTTGTTTTTACGAATAATAGAACGATACTAGACTTGAAAAAAGCAAAAGAAGATATACAAGATAGAATTGTACGTGTAGATGGATTAGTCGGATACATATCAAAGGAGTTAAAAAAATCTTCTCCTGTTCAAATTTTAGATAACCGTATGTTGGATATAAGTAGTTTTCTAATGGACTCTCATATAGAAGATGAAATAGAAAAAACAGAGGATACAGTAGAATTGAAACTATTAGGTGAAACAGTAGAGGCTATGGCAAATCCAAAAGAAGAACAGTCTGCAACTGTAGCAGCAGGATTGGAAGAGGCTTTAAGAAATTTTAGAAAAGATAGAGCAGCAGCTTTAGGTATGAAAGCATTTCATATTTTTTCTAATCAGACTCTAGACGAAATTGTTTCAAAACAACCTACAACTTTGATAGAACTATCAACAATAAGAGGTATTGGTGAGAAAAAGATAGAGGAGTTTGGACTTGAAATAATTGAAATTATTCAAAGACAAAGTTCAAAAGATTAA
- a CDS encoding DUF262 domain-containing protein yields MKNQKETIRRMVGYLNNEEKDGGFWLPNIQRPFVWKEEQTERLFDSILREYPISTLLVWKTKSSIKRRKFIQNYKKKQKLSDFYVLEDSKIKMLVLDGQQRLQSLFIGLKGSYEGKELYLDILSGDLTQPDDIRYQFKFMEKEKVKFPWIKFKDIVFSNGEYDEISERLIDKSGTDLTKEQQRRVRRNVSKIIRIFTSDETLIYQELDSVDNEEAYTEDDVVEIFIRANSGGTVLGKSDLLFSLLSASWSESDEKMEELLEDLNNTGYKFNRDFVLKACLSLLDKGAAYNVSKFRDETTREAISNKWDDIANAIKDVKDFLYGKTFLRSDKALTSYLGLIPVIYFRYHFKNQWNSIKKLDEYILRTLLTGAFSGSPDTVIDRCIDAIKKSRDFNVGDLFDTIRRSGRNLQIDEETILELAYGSKNIHLIFNLWYKDFSYHPAFVNNQPQVDHIFPQSALKTIKNIDPNSGRKVLAYRAEDRDQIANCMLLTQQENGSGGKSATLPEEWFEGKSDNYLKMHLIPRDKNLWKLENYPEFLEERKKLILNNFKDLIY; encoded by the coding sequence ATGAAGAACCAGAAAGAAACTATTAGGAGAATGGTTGGTTATTTAAATAATGAAGAAAAGGATGGTGGCTTCTGGCTACCCAATATCCAAAGACCATTTGTTTGGAAAGAGGAGCAAACAGAGCGACTCTTCGATTCAATACTTAGAGAATATCCCATTAGTACATTGCTTGTGTGGAAGACTAAGAGCAGTATTAAACGTAGAAAATTCATCCAAAACTATAAAAAGAAACAGAAGTTGTCGGATTTTTACGTATTAGAGGATTCAAAAATAAAGATGTTAGTACTAGATGGGCAACAACGCTTACAAAGTTTGTTCATTGGCTTAAAAGGCAGTTACGAAGGAAAAGAATTATATTTGGATATTTTAAGTGGCGATTTAACACAACCTGATGATATTAGATACCAATTCAAGTTTATGGAAAAAGAAAAGGTTAAATTTCCTTGGATAAAGTTCAAAGATATCGTGTTTAGTAATGGTGAATATGATGAAATTAGCGAAAGACTAATTGATAAATCTGGTACTGATTTAACTAAGGAACAGCAAAGACGCGTAAGAAGAAATGTTTCTAAAATAATAAGGATTTTTACTTCAGATGAAACATTGATATATCAAGAATTAGATAGTGTCGATAATGAAGAAGCATATACTGAAGATGATGTTGTCGAAATTTTTATAAGAGCTAATTCTGGAGGAACCGTATTGGGGAAATCAGACTTATTGTTCTCTCTATTGTCTGCTAGCTGGTCAGAATCTGACGAGAAGATGGAAGAATTACTTGAAGATCTCAATAACACTGGTTATAAATTCAATCGGGATTTTGTGCTAAAAGCATGTTTATCACTGCTTGATAAAGGTGCAGCCTATAATGTTTCAAAATTTAGAGACGAAACGACAAGAGAAGCTATTTCAAATAAGTGGGATGATATTGCCAATGCTATCAAAGATGTAAAAGACTTTTTATATGGTAAAACGTTTTTAAGGTCAGATAAAGCATTAACATCTTATCTTGGGTTAATACCAGTAATTTATTTTAGATATCATTTTAAAAACCAGTGGAATAGCATTAAAAAGCTCGATGAATACATATTAAGAACATTATTAACTGGAGCTTTTAGCGGTAGTCCTGATACAGTAATAGATCGTTGTATTGATGCGATAAAAAAATCACGAGATTTTAATGTAGGTGATCTATTTGACACTATTCGAAGAAGCGGCCGAAACTTACAAATTGATGAAGAAACAATTCTTGAACTGGCTTATGGATCTAAAAACATTCATTTAATTTTTAACCTTTGGTATAAGGATTTTTCCTATCATCCTGCATTTGTAAATAATCAACCACAAGTTGATCATATCTTCCCACAGAGTGCGTTAAAAACAATAAAAAATATAGATCCGAATTCAGGAAGGAAGGTTTTAGCATATAGAGCAGAAGATCGAGATCAAATTGCTAATTGTATGTTATTAACGCAGCAAGAGAATGGATCAGGTGGTAAGAGTGCTACTCTTCCAGAAGAATGGTTTGAAGGTAAGTCAGATAATTATTTGAAAATGCATTTAATACCTAGAGATAAAAACCTTTGGAAGTTGGAAAACTATCCTGAATTTCTAGAGGAAAGAAAAAAGCTTATATTGAATAATTTTAAGGATTTAATCTACTAA
- a CDS encoding NRDE family protein produces the protein MCLVNFHFRDHPFYKLIVVANRDEFYERPTAAAGFWKDCPNILGGRDLVHMGTWLGVTRDGRFAALTNYRDPNEARGSYSRGDIVRDFLSSGDAPVDFIETLSNNKGNFGGYNVIVGDGNQLFHYNNVLNEMNEITPGTHSLSNHTLNTPWPKVAKGKKYLGEYVQSYPGEAAIDSLFDIISDQTMADDMELPETGVGLEMERLLSPLFIKISNYGTRSSTVLLIDKENHVTFVERTFQNGEFQVENRFAFKIGEK, from the coding sequence ATGTGTTTAGTAAATTTTCATTTTCGAGATCATCCGTTTTATAAACTGATTGTGGTGGCAAATCGGGATGAGTTTTATGAGCGACCTACTGCGGCTGCTGGATTTTGGAAGGATTGTCCGAATATTTTGGGTGGGCGTGATTTAGTGCATATGGGGACTTGGCTTGGTGTGACGAGAGATGGGCGTTTTGCCGCGTTGACGAACTATCGGGATCCTAATGAAGCACGGGGAAGTTATTCTCGTGGGGATATCGTGCGTGATTTTTTGTCCAGTGGTGATGCTCCAGTTGATTTTATTGAAACACTATCAAACAATAAAGGAAATTTTGGTGGTTATAATGTCATTGTGGGTGATGGAAATCAATTGTTCCACTACAATAATGTATTAAATGAAATGAATGAGATTACTCCCGGCACACATAGTTTGAGCAATCATACACTGAATACACCTTGGCCTAAGGTTGCAAAGGGCAAAAAGTATTTAGGTGAGTATGTTCAATCCTATCCTGGTGAAGCAGCTATAGATTCTCTATTTGATATCATCTCAGATCAAACCATGGCGGATGATATGGAACTACCTGAAACCGGAGTCGGATTAGAGATGGAGAGATTGTTGTCTCCTTTGTTTATTAAGATCTCTAACTATGGCACTCGTTCATCCACCGTCTTACTAATCGATAAAGAAAATCATGTTACATTTGTGGAGCGAACTTTTCAGAATGGAGAGTTCCAAGTAGAAAATCGTTTTGCGTTCAAGATTGGTGAAAAATAG
- a CDS encoding nuclease-related domain-containing protein: MRQIFKKEYTKGCERLFKKIINRVEDLLSSSAARKTADKPKQKSVISTYKEQTGNGLFSTMFNKGNYGEFSSYGKLAKLPGYHKALFNIYIPNGKEQTTEIDLVYLHETGIYVIESKNYSGWIFGDEKSQKWMQTFQNGQKFSFYNPIKQNLGHIKALKALLPSIETAQFTFHLMSL; the protein is encoded by the coding sequence ATGAGGCAGATATTTAAAAAAGAATACACGAAAGGGTGTGAGCGTTTGTTTAAAAAAATAATCAATCGTGTAGAAGATTTACTTAGCTCTTCTGCAGCAAGGAAGACCGCAGACAAACCCAAGCAAAAGTCGGTCATTTCTACCTATAAGGAACAGACCGGAAATGGCCTGTTCTCCACCATGTTCAACAAAGGCAATTACGGTGAATTCTCATCCTACGGTAAATTGGCAAAATTGCCGGGGTACCATAAAGCATTGTTCAATATTTATATACCCAACGGCAAAGAACAAACGACTGAAATCGATTTGGTCTACCTTCATGAAACCGGCATCTACGTAATCGAGTCGAAAAACTACAGCGGCTGGATTTTTGGGGATGAAAAGTCACAAAAGTGGATGCAAACCTTTCAGAATGGGCAGAAGTTTTCCTTTTACAATCCCATCAAACAAAATCTAGGCCACATAAAGGCACTGAAAGCCCTGTTGCCATCTATTGAAACTGCGCAATTTACATTTCACTTGATGAGTTTATAA